One Staphylococcus simiae genomic region harbors:
- a CDS encoding ABC transporter substrate-binding protein, which translates to MKRFLQLIIGALIAGILCLTISHWFKSKEQVHTNQKIYVYNWGEYIDPALIKKFEKQTGIQVVYETFDSNEAMEAKIRNGGTHYDVAFPSEYTVQKLKRSNLLLPIDHKKVPNIKNMDPDYMNMSYDPHNKYSLPYFFGTVGILYNKEKYPHDTFDSWKSLYNPKFSNDILLVDGAREIIGMSLNKLGYSLNDSNPQHIKAAEKDLNHLVPQVRGVVGDEITMMMEQNEGNIAVVWSGVAAPLVQHSDKYNYVIPKEGSNLWFDNMVIPKTAQNKEGAYKFMNFLLDAQNSKQNTEWVGYATPNKAGRALLPKEIKDDHRFYPSNKEQHRLEVYKDLGQHVLSEYNESFLNFKMSLK; encoded by the coding sequence ATGAAAAGATTTTTACAACTCATTATAGGTGCACTTATAGCAGGTATCTTATGTTTAACGATTAGTCATTGGTTTAAATCGAAAGAACAAGTACATACTAACCAGAAAATATACGTCTACAACTGGGGAGAATACATTGATCCTGCTTTAATTAAAAAATTCGAGAAACAAACAGGTATACAAGTTGTCTATGAAACATTTGATTCAAATGAAGCGATGGAAGCTAAAATTAGGAACGGTGGAACACATTATGATGTAGCATTTCCAAGTGAATATACTGTTCAAAAATTAAAACGTTCTAATTTATTATTACCAATTGATCATAAAAAAGTACCAAATATTAAAAATATGGATCCTGATTACATGAATATGTCATATGATCCACATAATAAATATTCTTTACCTTATTTTTTTGGTACAGTAGGTATTTTATATAATAAAGAGAAATATCCACATGACACGTTTGACAGCTGGAAATCATTATATAATCCTAAATTTAGTAATGATATTTTATTAGTTGATGGTGCTAGAGAAATAATAGGAATGAGCTTAAACAAACTTGGGTATAGTTTAAATGATAGCAACCCACAGCATATTAAAGCAGCAGAAAAAGATTTAAATCATCTTGTACCTCAAGTGAGAGGGGTTGTAGGTGATGAAATTACAATGATGATGGAACAAAATGAAGGTAATATTGCTGTCGTTTGGAGTGGCGTTGCTGCACCTCTTGTGCAACATAGCGATAAATACAATTACGTCATTCCTAAGGAAGGTTCGAATTTGTGGTTTGATAACATGGTCATCCCTAAAACAGCTCAAAATAAAGAAGGTGCCTATAAGTTTATGAATTTTTTACTAGATGCTCAAAATAGTAAACAAAACACAGAATGGGTAGGATATGCAACCCCTAACAAAGCTGGCAGAGCGTTATTACCTAAAGAAATAAAAGACGATCATCGATTTTATCCATCAAACAAAGAACAGCACAGACTTGAAGTTTATAAAGATTTAGGGCAACATGTATTAAGTGAGTACAATGAAAGCTTTTTAAACTTTAAAATGTCCTTGAAATAA
- a CDS encoding ABC transporter permease, which produces MKWYGKLYIGLLIAILYVPIFFLMFYSFNSAGNMIHFEHFTLEHYQSLFQNDHLMSVIFNTVAVALLAASISTIIGTFGAIAIYYLRNIKFKVSLLTLNNVLMVSSDVVIGASFLIMFTAIGHFTGLGLGFSTVLASHIAFCIPIVVIIVLPQLYEMNSNMIDAARDLGATETQLLSNVIIPNILPSIIGGFFMALTYSLDDFTVSFFVTGNGFSVLSVEVYAMARKGISMEINAISTILFAVIVIGIVGYYVIQYLLNNKKRLKRGVK; this is translated from the coding sequence ATGAAATGGTATGGAAAATTATACATTGGACTTCTTATTGCAATTTTATATGTACCAATATTCTTTTTAATGTTTTACTCCTTTAATTCTGCCGGTAATATGATACATTTTGAACATTTTACTTTAGAACATTATCAATCTTTATTTCAAAATGACCACTTAATGTCTGTCATATTTAATACTGTTGCTGTAGCATTGCTAGCAGCCTCAATTTCGACTATCATTGGTACATTTGGAGCTATAGCTATTTATTATTTAAGAAATATAAAATTTAAAGTAAGTTTATTAACTTTAAATAATGTTTTAATGGTGTCATCTGATGTTGTTATTGGTGCATCATTTCTAATTATGTTTACTGCTATTGGGCATTTTACGGGACTTGGTTTAGGTTTTTCAACAGTATTAGCATCGCATATCGCATTTTGTATTCCGATTGTTGTGATTATTGTCTTGCCACAATTATATGAGATGAATAGTAATATGATTGACGCAGCTAGAGATTTAGGAGCAACAGAAACACAATTATTATCTAATGTAATAATACCTAATATTTTACCGTCAATTATCGGCGGCTTCTTTATGGCCTTAACGTACTCTTTAGATGATTTTACCGTAAGTTTCTTTGTTACTGGTAATGGTTTTAGTGTATTATCTGTTGAAGTTTATGCAATGGCACGTAAAGGTATAAGTATGGAAATTAATGCTATATCTACTATATTATTTGCAGTCATCGTTATTGGTATTGTTGGCTATTATGTTATTCAATATCTACTCAACAATAAAAAACGTTTGAAACGAGGTGTAAAATAA